The genomic interval GTAGGTCAGGGTGTCATCCATGGTGGGCAGGGAAAGCTCCCAGCGGTCATCGTGCTCGACGCCCATGGAGTCATAGAGGCGTTCGGCGTCGGCGATCTGATAATCCGTCTCGCCGTGCAGCTGATGGAGGAAGAAGTGATCATAGAAAAACCCGACATGGCCGATCTCCCATTGCGGAGGATTGACGATGCTAAGCTTCGGGCCGAGCCGACGTTCCGCTGGCAGGTCACCGGTGAGCTGCCGGGTCCGCTGGCGGGCGTCATCGAGCATGGCGAGCAGGGTTTCGGAGGCGACAGGATGAGTCGGTGGTGTCTGAATCATCGCGGGCTCCTGGTCGACGGTGGTGCATGAAAATCGGATTGATCACACCGGCGGCGCCCCGCTCCCGGGCGGGGAATCGGGCCACGGCCACTCGCTGGGCCCGCCTGCTGCGGGAGGCAGGTCATCGGGTCAGTGTCCGGGAGGCCTGGCGGCCGGGAGACCCCGGCTTTGATGTCATGCTGGCCCTGCATGCCTGGCGAAGCGCAGAGAGCATTGCGGCCTATGCCGCCCGCTGGCCCGGGCGGCCACTGATTGTGGTGCTCACCGGCACCGATACTTACCGGTTTCAGCACAGCGACCCCGGCGTGACCCTGGCGAGTCTTGAAAAAGCCCATGGACTGATCGGTCTTCACGACCATGTTCATCGCGACATCCCGGCCCGATTTCACGACCGTCTGGCGATTGTCCGCCAGTCGGCGACTCCGCTGCCGGCGAGTTACCGCCGGCCCTCGGCGGGCGCCTTCGATGTCTGTGTCGTTGGCCATCTGCGGGAAGAAAAGGACAGCCTGCGGGCGGCCAGGGCCGCGCGGGATCTGCCGCCGGAGTCCCGCCTTCGCATCCGGCAGGCCGGCCGGGCGCACAGCCCCGACTGGGCAGCAGCGGCGGAAGCGGAAATGCGCATCAACCCGCGTTTTGTCTGGCATGGCGAGATTGGTCAGGGTGGCGTCCGGCGTCTCTACGCCCGCAGCCGGGCGATGGTGATCAGCTCGGTGATGGAAGGCGGTGCCAATGTGGTCTCTGAAGCCTGCGTGGCGGGATTGCCGGTGCTGGCCAGCCGGATTCCCGGCAACACCGGGCTCCTGGGAGACGACTATCCGGGGTTCTATCCGCCCCGGGACACCCTGGCGCTCCGTGTTCTGATGCAGCGGGCGGAACGGGAGCCCGATTATCTGCAGCAACTGACGGCTCACTGTCGGGCAATGGCGGCGCGGTTCACGCCCCGGGCGGAGAGGTTGGCCCTCAGGCGGGCGATTGATCAGGCCATGCGATAACGTCATGGATTGAGTTGAATGGGCTCCAGGCCCTCTCCCTGAGCGCTCACCTGACCAATCACCGCGGTGTGGGGATAGCCCAGGGACCTGAGCTCACGCACACAGGCGTCGGC from Spiribacter sp. 2438 carries:
- the senB gene encoding selenoneine biosynthesis selenosugar synthase SenB encodes the protein MKIGLITPAAPRSRAGNRATATRWARLLREAGHRVSVREAWRPGDPGFDVMLALHAWRSAESIAAYAARWPGRPLIVVLTGTDTYRFQHSDPGVTLASLEKAHGLIGLHDHVHRDIPARFHDRLAIVRQSATPLPASYRRPSAGAFDVCVVGHLREEKDSLRAARAARDLPPESRLRIRQAGRAHSPDWAAAAEAEMRINPRFVWHGEIGQGGVRRLYARSRAMVISSVMEGGANVVSEACVAGLPVLASRIPGNTGLLGDDYPGFYPPRDTLALRVLMQRAEREPDYLQQLTAHCRAMAARFTPRAERLALRRAIDQAMR